One Glycine max cultivar Williams 82 chromosome 4, Glycine_max_v4.0, whole genome shotgun sequence DNA segment encodes these proteins:
- the LOC100499729 gene encoding Photosystem I reaction center subunit N, chloroplastic-like — protein MAAMNSSVLACSYAISGAACSELNGKVTSVAYVACSGYKLPLIKAEARVPKAKESEGGRRGALVLLAATLFTSAASNSSANAGIIEDYLERSKANKELNDKKRLATTGANFARAYTVEFGSCKFPENFTGCQDLAKQKKVPFLSDDLELECEGKDKYKCGSNVFWKW, from the exons ATGGCTGCCATGAACTCTAGCGTATTGGCCTGTAGCTATGCCATATCAGGTGCAGCGTGTTCGGAGCTCAATGGGAAGGTCACTTCCGTGGCCTATGTTGCATGCTCTGGCTACAAGTTGCCATTGATCAAAGCTGAGGCCAGAGTTCCTAAAGCCAAAGAATCTGAAGGAGGAAGGAGAGGTGCCCTTGTTCTCTTGGCAGCTACCCTTTTCACCTCTGCAGCTTCCAATTCTTCTGCCAATGCTGGGATCATTGAAGATTACCTTGAGAGGAGCAAGGCCAACAAG GAATTGAATGACAAGAAGAGGTTAGCTACTACTGGAGCAAACTTTGCAAGAGCATACACCGTGGAATTCGGTAGTTGCAAGTTCCCTGAGAACTTCACTGGTTGCCAAGATCTTGCCAAACAAAAG AAAGTGCCATTCCTTAGTGACGACTTGGAGCTTGAATGTGAAGGAAAGGACAAATACAAGTGCGGTTCTAATGTTTTCTGGAAATGGTGA